A single Brachybacterium sillae DNA region contains:
- a CDS encoding ferritin-like domain-containing protein, which yields MPRPSLVTTKDPSRRGPSSPDPSRRSLLQGAVAGVVTMPVLAACGSVRVGSPAPQTPPPPGIDDLYRRDLLEAVESAWAAAGTPAGAAPAVASALEELRAALQRHREALRTGAEAEAAASAESSSAAAGSPAASPVATDPAALRGRLVALREMCADAAVQISGRLARPVTAVGAHATWAAVRLAALEARAAGGSSTAEPTVPAPRPAERLTPTREVPAWDPPSIGAEQDYHHMLDLAQQDEWFAAWLHEVIAARSTGQARNDALTLRDRHRTRAEELAGIARADQAPVAMPQAVYALGGDDADDEALARRAVSVSAGLIATHVALAGAAPFERRAVAVAAAYEEATWAGPRVPSLAPLPSLRLGE from the coding sequence GTGCCCCGACCCAGCCTCGTCACCACAAAGGACCCCTCGCGTCGCGGCCCGTCGTCACCCGACCCGTCGCGTCGTTCCCTCCTGCAGGGCGCAGTGGCGGGTGTCGTGACCATGCCGGTGCTGGCCGCCTGCGGATCGGTGCGGGTGGGCAGCCCCGCCCCGCAGACCCCTCCTCCGCCGGGGATCGATGACCTGTATCGGCGGGACCTGCTGGAGGCCGTGGAGTCGGCGTGGGCGGCGGCAGGCACCCCCGCAGGCGCCGCACCGGCGGTGGCGTCGGCCCTGGAGGAGTTGCGGGCGGCGCTGCAGAGGCATCGGGAGGCGCTGCGCACCGGGGCGGAGGCGGAGGCCGCCGCGTCGGCCGAGTCGTCCTCGGCGGCGGCGGGCTCCCCTGCGGCGAGTCCCGTGGCGACCGACCCGGCTGCGCTGCGGGGCCGCCTGGTGGCGCTGCGGGAGATGTGTGCCGATGCGGCCGTGCAGATCTCGGGGCGTCTGGCGCGCCCGGTCACCGCGGTGGGCGCCCACGCCACGTGGGCGGCGGTCCGGCTCGCGGCACTGGAAGCGCGTGCAGCAGGCGGAAGCTCGACCGCGGAACCGACCGTCCCGGCTCCGCGACCGGCGGAGCGACTCACCCCGACGCGGGAGGTGCCGGCGTGGGATCCGCCGTCGATCGGGGCGGAGCAGGACTACCACCACATGCTCGACCTGGCCCAGCAGGACGAGTGGTTCGCCGCCTGGCTGCACGAGGTCATCGCGGCGCGCTCCACCGGGCAGGCCCGCAACGACGCCCTGACCCTGAGAGACCGTCACCGGACGCGGGCGGAGGAGCTCGCGGGCATCGCCCGGGCCGATCAGGCACCGGTGGCGATGCCGCAGGCGGTGTACGCGCTGGGCGGGGACGACGCCGACGATGAGGCCCTGGCCCGGCGCGCAGTGAGCGTGTCGGCCGGGCTGATCGCCACGCATGTGGCACTGGCGGGCGCGGCGCCCTTCGAGCGCCGTGCCGTGGCTGTCGCCGCGGCGTATGAGGAGGCCACCTGGGCGGGGCCCAGGGTGCCGTCGCTCGCGCCGCTGCCGAGTCTGCGCCTCGGGGAGTAG
- the rimP gene encoding ribosome maturation factor RimP — MTSDDPHGTAAQLRERVDPLLRDRGLLVEDVTVRPGATTTAVITVDLAGDEPGGVDSDILADVSREISDLVETEDLLGAGPSLLEVTTPGAERPLTTLRHARRSRGRLVRVQVRDGHDLSGEPFLARLEDATEDGVLTLAPRRDRDAKGRPIGRRLPPQVQVDFADLASARVEVDLSGATSPDAAPTGGTPTPDDDEPGDAPAKER, encoded by the coding sequence GTGACCTCTGATGACCCGCACGGGACCGCTGCGCAGCTGCGTGAACGCGTCGACCCCCTCCTTCGGGACCGGGGTCTGCTCGTCGAGGACGTGACCGTCCGACCCGGCGCCACCACCACTGCGGTGATCACCGTGGACCTCGCCGGTGACGAGCCCGGCGGTGTCGACTCCGACATCCTCGCCGACGTCTCCCGCGAGATCTCCGACCTCGTCGAGACGGAGGACCTCCTGGGCGCCGGCCCCTCCCTGCTCGAGGTCACCACCCCCGGGGCGGAACGCCCCCTGACCACCCTGCGTCACGCCCGCCGCTCCCGCGGCCGACTCGTGCGGGTGCAGGTGCGCGACGGGCACGACCTCTCCGGGGAGCCGTTCCTGGCCCGGCTGGAGGACGCCACCGAGGACGGCGTGCTGACCCTCGCGCCGCGCCGTGACCGCGACGCCAAGGGGCGACCCATCGGCCGCAGGCTGCCGCCGCAGGTACAGGTGGACTTCGCCGACCTCGCCTCCGCCCGCGTCGAGGTGGACCTCAGCGGCGCCACCTCCCCGGACGCCGCCCCCACCGGGGGCACCCCGACCCCTGACGACGACGAGCCCGGTGACGCACCGGCGAAGGAGCGCTGA
- the nusA gene encoding transcription termination factor NusA produces MDIDMRALRALEQEREIRIDVLIDAIRQALLVAYQHTDHPVKDAEVRIDERTGTVSVIARALDENGEVEEWDDTPEDFGRVAAATARQVIFQRIRALEDDAVLGEYADRADDVVSGVIQQGRDPRLVLVDLGSVEAVLPPHERVPGEDYSHGRRLRAYVTEVRRGPKGPQITLSRTHPNLVRRLFALEVPEVADGTVEIAGLARESGHRTKMAVRATVPGVNAKGACIGPMGARVRAVMNELDGEKIDIVDFDEDPAAYVRNALSPATVSSVVVIDEVGRTVRAVVPADQFSLAIGKEGQNVRLAAKLTGWRIDIRAEGEESRAVATADPSGATSGDGTGDRPARR; encoded by the coding sequence ATGGACATCGACATGCGGGCGCTGCGCGCCCTGGAGCAGGAGCGGGAGATCCGGATCGATGTGCTCATCGACGCGATCCGGCAGGCGCTGCTGGTGGCGTATCAGCACACGGATCACCCGGTGAAGGACGCCGAGGTGCGGATCGACGAGCGCACCGGCACCGTCAGCGTCATCGCCCGCGCCCTCGACGAGAACGGCGAGGTCGAGGAATGGGACGACACCCCGGAGGACTTCGGTCGGGTCGCCGCCGCCACCGCCCGGCAGGTGATCTTCCAGCGCATCCGCGCCCTCGAGGACGATGCGGTGCTCGGGGAGTACGCCGACCGTGCCGACGACGTCGTCTCCGGCGTCATCCAGCAGGGCCGCGACCCGCGCCTGGTGCTCGTGGACCTCGGCAGCGTTGAGGCTGTGCTGCCGCCGCATGAGCGTGTGCCGGGGGAGGACTACTCCCACGGCCGCCGCCTGCGCGCGTACGTCACCGAGGTGCGTCGCGGCCCCAAGGGACCGCAGATCACCCTCTCCCGCACCCACCCGAACCTGGTGCGGCGCCTGTTCGCCCTCGAAGTGCCGGAGGTGGCCGACGGGACCGTCGAGATCGCCGGTCTCGCCCGTGAGTCGGGTCACCGCACCAAGATGGCCGTGCGCGCCACCGTCCCGGGCGTCAACGCCAAGGGCGCCTGCATCGGGCCGATGGGCGCCCGCGTGCGGGCGGTGATGAACGAACTCGACGGGGAGAAGATCGACATCGTCGACTTCGATGAGGACCCCGCCGCGTACGTCCGCAACGCTCTGTCCCCGGCGACGGTGAGCAGCGTCGTCGTGATCGACGAGGTCGGCCGCACCGTCCGGGCGGTCGTGCCCGCCGACCAGTTCTCCCTGGCCATCGGCAAGGAGGGGCAGAACGTGCGGTTGGCTGCGAAGCTCACCGGCTGGCGGATCGACATCCGCGCCGAGGGTGAGGAGAGCCGGGCTGTCGCGACGGCCGACCCGTCCGGGGCGACCAGCGGCGACGGGACGGGCGACCGGCCCGCCCGTCGGTGA
- a CDS encoding YlxR family protein yields the protein MSDRSTAAGPQRTCIGCRQVTEREQLVRLVRVDSPDGGTPQLRHDPTGSAPGRGAWLHPDATCLDRALRRGAAARSFRSAVDTGHLARDLESVITSPTRKRGDEAMDIR from the coding sequence GTGAGTGATCGCTCCACCGCCGCGGGTCCGCAGCGGACGTGCATCGGTTGCCGACAGGTCACCGAGCGCGAGCAGCTGGTGCGTCTGGTCCGGGTCGACAGCCCGGACGGCGGCACGCCGCAGCTGCGGCACGACCCCACGGGGTCGGCGCCGGGGCGAGGGGCGTGGCTGCACCCGGACGCCACGTGTCTCGATCGCGCCCTGCGGCGCGGAGCCGCGGCCCGGTCCTTCCGGTCCGCGGTGGACACCGGGCATCTGGCCCGGGACCTCGAGTCCGTGATCACCTCACCCACTCGGAAGCGTGGAGACGAAGCAATGGACATCCGATGA
- the infB gene encoding translation initiation factor IF-2 — translation MAKVRVHELAKELGQPSKIVLQKLQDMGEFVRSASSTIEAPVARRLREQFPAAGDGGSGDAAPAKPGAAKPGAAKPTGGARPGAPKPGATPGGTADAAAKAPQPEASPAKPAVGASASDAPQRGDTTKPGAPTPGAASPAAPKPGAAKPGASKPGAPTPGAAAKQPAAPASEESSGRGGSPTPGAPKPGGRTSPSAGRGGEEKSAPRPGGARPGNNPFASSQGMPRPGGPRPQQRSGAPRPGNNPFASSQGMPRPGGPRPQQRDGAGAGGPRPQQRDGAGAGGPRPQQRDGAPRPGGPLPGARPGMPTPGIMRQHAQGGLADARPGGGRPGGGRGGGRPGGGGGPRSGGGPGGGGGFPGGGPRGGRGGRGSTQGAFGRGGKPARSRKSKRAKRQEFEQMQAPAPGGVQIPRGDGNTVIRLRRGASLTDFADRIDVNPASLITVLFAMGEMATATQSLDEDTFQLLGEELGYRIEIVSPEDEERELLEQFDIDLDAELEAEDDEDRLPRPPVVTVMGHVDHGKTRLLDAIRHSRVVEGEAGGITQHIGAYQVSVDHEGEERAITFIDTPGHEAFTAMRARGAQVTDIAILVVAADDGVMPQTIEALNHAQAADVPIVVAVNKIDKPEANPDKIRQQLTEYNLIAEEYGGDTMFVDVSARENLHIDSLLEAVLLTADAALDLRANPNKDARGVAIEANLDRGRGPVATVLVQQGTLHVGDAIVCGTGHGRVRAMLDEHGENVTEAGPSRPVQVLGLTSVPGAGDSFLVAQDERTARQIAEKREAAQRAAALSKARKRISLEDINKAMSEGKVETLNLILKGDAAGSVEALEEALLGIDVGEDVQLRIIDRGVGAITMNNINLAVASDAVIIGFNVRAEGQNAEYADREGVEIKYYSVIYRAIEEVEQALQGMLKPEYEEAELGTAEIREIFRSSKFGNIAGSIVRSGEIRRGAKARITRNGVVITEDLEIAGLRRFKDDVTEVREGYECGINLGSFNDLQVEDLITTYEMREKPRVTTK, via the coding sequence GTGGCAAAGGTCCGCGTCCACGAGCTCGCGAAGGAGCTCGGACAGCCCAGCAAGATCGTTCTGCAGAAGCTGCAGGACATGGGCGAATTCGTGCGGTCGGCCTCGTCGACCATCGAGGCGCCCGTCGCCCGACGTCTGCGGGAGCAGTTCCCCGCCGCCGGTGACGGCGGCTCCGGTGATGCCGCGCCCGCCAAGCCCGGTGCGGCGAAGCCCGGTGCGGCGAAGCCCACCGGCGGTGCCCGCCCCGGCGCCCCCAAGCCCGGTGCCACCCCCGGCGGCACTGCTGATGCCGCCGCGAAGGCCCCGCAGCCCGAGGCATCCCCCGCCAAGCCCGCCGTCGGCGCGTCCGCGAGCGATGCCCCGCAGCGCGGTGACACCACGAAGCCCGGTGCCCCGACGCCCGGTGCGGCCTCGCCGGCCGCCCCCAAGCCCGGTGCCGCGAAGCCCGGCGCCTCCAAGCCCGGTGCCCCCACCCCCGGCGCTGCGGCCAAGCAGCCGGCAGCCCCCGCCTCCGAGGAGTCCTCGGGTCGCGGTGGTTCCCCCACCCCGGGTGCCCCGAAGCCCGGTGGTCGGACCTCGCCGTCCGCCGGTCGCGGCGGGGAGGAGAAGTCGGCCCCGCGTCCCGGCGGTGCCCGCCCCGGTAACAACCCCTTCGCGTCCAGCCAGGGGATGCCGCGGCCCGGTGGCCCGCGTCCGCAGCAGCGCAGTGGGGCGCCCCGCCCCGGCAACAATCCCTTCGCGTCCAGCCAGGGGATGCCGCGGCCCGGTGGCCCGCGTCCGCAGCAGCGTGACGGTGCCGGCGCCGGAGGTCCGCGTCCGCAGCAGCGTGACGGTGCCGGCGCCGGAGGTCCGCGTCCGCAGCAGCGTGATGGTGCGCCCCGTCCCGGTGGTCCCCTTCCCGGTGCGCGCCCCGGCATGCCCACGCCCGGGATCATGCGTCAGCATGCCCAGGGTGGCCTGGCCGATGCCCGTCCCGGTGGTGGTCGCCCCGGTGGCGGCCGCGGCGGCGGTCGGCCCGGTGGTGGCGGTGGCCCGCGCAGCGGCGGTGGTCCCGGCGGTGGCGGTGGCTTCCCCGGGGGTGGCCCCCGCGGTGGTCGCGGTGGCCGCGGCAGCACCCAGGGTGCCTTCGGGCGCGGTGGCAAGCCGGCCCGCTCGCGCAAGTCGAAGCGCGCCAAGCGCCAGGAATTCGAGCAGATGCAGGCTCCGGCGCCGGGTGGTGTGCAGATCCCGCGCGGTGACGGCAACACCGTCATCCGTCTGCGCCGCGGTGCCTCGCTGACCGATTTCGCCGACCGCATCGACGTCAACCCCGCGTCGTTGATCACGGTGCTCTTCGCCATGGGCGAGATGGCCACGGCCACCCAGTCCCTCGACGAGGACACCTTCCAGCTGCTCGGCGAGGAGCTCGGCTACAGGATCGAGATCGTCTCCCCGGAGGATGAGGAGCGCGAGCTGCTGGAGCAGTTCGACATCGACCTCGACGCCGAGCTGGAGGCCGAGGACGACGAGGACCGCCTGCCGCGTCCACCGGTCGTCACCGTGATGGGTCACGTCGACCACGGCAAGACCCGCCTGCTCGACGCCATCCGCCACTCTCGTGTGGTCGAAGGCGAGGCCGGCGGCATCACCCAGCACATCGGTGCGTACCAGGTGAGCGTCGACCACGAGGGCGAAGAGCGTGCCATTACGTTCATCGACACCCCGGGTCACGAGGCGTTCACCGCCATGCGTGCCCGTGGTGCGCAGGTCACCGACATCGCGATCCTCGTGGTCGCCGCGGATGACGGCGTGATGCCGCAGACGATCGAGGCCCTGAACCACGCGCAGGCGGCCGACGTGCCGATCGTCGTGGCGGTCAACAAGATCGACAAGCCCGAGGCGAACCCCGACAAGATCCGCCAGCAGCTGACGGAGTACAACCTGATCGCCGAGGAGTACGGCGGCGACACCATGTTCGTCGACGTCTCCGCCCGCGAGAACCTGCACATCGACAGCCTGCTCGAGGCGGTGCTGCTCACGGCGGACGCCGCCCTCGATCTGCGGGCGAACCCGAACAAGGACGCGCGCGGTGTGGCCATCGAGGCGAACCTGGACCGCGGACGTGGCCCGGTCGCCACGGTGCTGGTGCAGCAGGGCACACTCCACGTGGGCGACGCCATCGTCTGCGGCACCGGCCACGGTCGTGTGCGCGCCATGCTCGACGAGCACGGGGAGAACGTCACCGAGGCCGGGCCGTCGCGTCCGGTGCAGGTGCTCGGTCTGACCTCCGTGCCCGGGGCCGGCGACTCCTTCCTGGTCGCCCAGGACGAGCGCACCGCCCGGCAGATCGCCGAGAAGCGCGAGGCGGCGCAGCGTGCCGCGGCCCTGTCCAAGGCCCGCAAGCGCATCAGCCTCGAGGACATCAACAAGGCCATGTCCGAGGGCAAGGTCGAGACCCTCAACCTCATCCTCAAGGGCGACGCCGCCGGTTCGGTGGAGGCCCTGGAGGAGGCGCTGCTCGGCATCGATGTGGGCGAGGACGTCCAGCTGCGGATCATCGACCGCGGCGTCGGCGCGATCACGATGAACAACATCAACCTCGCCGTCGCCTCGGACGCCGTGATCATCGGTTTCAACGTGCGTGCCGAGGGACAGAACGCCGAGTACGCCGACCGCGAGGGCGTCGAGATCAAGTACTACTCGGTGATATACCGGGCCATCGAAGAGGTGGAGCAGGCCCTGCAGGGCATGCTCAAGCCGGAGTACGAGGAGGCCGAGCTGGGCACCGCGGAGATCCGCGAGATCTTCCGTTCGTCGAAGTTCGGCAACATCGCCGGCTCCATCGTCCGCAGCGGCGAGATCCGCCGTGGGGCGAAGGCCCGCATCACCCGCAACGGTGTGGTCATCACGGAGGACCTCGAGATCGCCGGTCTGCGGCGGTTCAAGGACGACGTCACCGAGGTCCGCGAGGGCTACGAGTGCGGTATCAACCTGGGGTCGTTCAACGATCTCCAGGTCGAGGACCTCATCACCACCTACGAGATGCGGGAGAAGCCGCGCGTCACCACCAAGTGA